The Podospora pseudopauciseta strain CBS 411.78 chromosome 2 map unlocalized CBS411.78m_2, whole genome shotgun sequence genome has a window encoding:
- a CDS encoding uncharacterized protein (COG:U; EggNog:ENOG503NYWF) encodes MTVGLTEDRLGPGADDGSGSSTTSATITATEQTPLLASDTSSVTIARHISLERESTIHNEPSEEDEHPPLGWKRGTAIILSMWALIFLQAANMSGISTTQSSIAEDLDAYQNAMWFTSSYMISVSSTAPLVGRLSMIFSPGVMVLICSTWFAIGAVIVSVAPTFGVFILGRVLCGVGSGGIMTLCMILVIQLTSKKKRGLWIGLVNAGFTIGVSTGAVVFGALLPVIGWRLLFGSQAPLSFLAGLGVFLSIPHRPSTHHSRDKSLLTKLSSIDYLGALTLTATITSLLYALSTYTRAPLALSLLSLSFFLLIESRHPDPIIPLPILSSGGVLLSCLSQLGFMASRWTVLFYAPIFILAVRGLSPALAGSVLIPTNLGFGIGGLLVGWLHIKRSGSFWLPCLLSLFIFGCSLFELSFVSNHETRYGVYIAVVFINGLCTGAAVNYTLAHLLHLAPAKDHFIVTGLLATFRGFAGSFGTGIGGGVFNRVLRGSLTRGFLELGHGELTERREKLITVLVGSPAAVWQEGVLSKMERGVAVGGYEMALRKLYMGAAGVTVVVLILQWATGWKGVEDETKTDEEGIREAVVEADPAMEA; translated from the exons ATGACAGTCGGTCTCACCGAGGACCGTCTTGGGCCCGGTGCTGACGACGGGTCCGGcagctccaccacctcagCAACCATCACCGCTACCGAGCAAACACCCCTTCTCGCGTCCGACACATCCTCAGTCACCATCGCCCGTCACATCTCCCTTGAACGAGAGTCAACAATCCATAATGAGCCCTCAGAGGAAGATGAACACCCTCCCCTGGGCTGGAAAAGAGGCACAGCCATCATCTTGTCCATGTGGGCTCTTATCTTCCTCCAAGCAGCCAACATGTCTGGCATCAGCACCACTCAATCTTCCATTGCTGAGGACCTGGATGCCTACCAAAACGCCATGTGGTTTACGTCTTCGTACATGATTAGCGTGTCCTCCACCGCTCCTCTTGTTGGTCGTCTGTCCATGATATTCTCGCCTGGGGTGATGGTGCTCATATGCTCGACGTGGTTTGCCATTGGGGCGGTTATTGTTTCGGTTGCGCCTACATTCGGGGTGTTTATCCTAGGCAGAGtgttgtgtggtgttgggagCGGTGGGATCATGACACTGTGTATGATACTGGTCATCCAGCTCACCTctaagaagaaaagggggctgTGGATCGGACTAGTAAACGCGGGCTTTACCATAGGAGTCTCAACAGGCGCAGTGGTATTCGGTGCACTCCTCCCAGTCATAGGATGG cgcCTCCTCTTCGGATCTCAagcccccctctccttcctcgccggccTGGGCGTATTCCTCAGCATCCCCCACCGCCCCTCCACTCACCACTCCCGCGACaaatccctcctcaccaaacTCTCCAGCATCGACTACCTCGgcgccctcaccctcaccgccaccatcacctccctgTTATACGCCCTCTCAACCTACACCCGTGCCCCCTTAGCTctatccctcctctccctctccttcttcctacTAATCGAATCCCGCCACCCcgaccccatcatccccctccccatcctctcctccggcGGCGTCTTACTATCTTGCCTCTCCCAACTAGGCTTCATGGCCTCGCGGTGGACAGTCCTCTTCTACGCCCCCATATTCATCCTGGCCGTCCGCGGCCTCTCCCCCGCCCTCGCCGGCTCCGtcctcatccccaccaacctcggCTTCGGCATCGGGGGTCTGCTCGTAGGCTGGCTGCACATCAAGCGCTCCGGCTCCTTCTGGCTGCCCTGCCTCTTATCCCTCTTCATCTTTGGCTGCTCCCTCTTTGAACTCTCCTTCGTGAGCAACCACGAGACGAGATACGGGGTTTATATCGCCGTGGTCTTCATCAACGGGTTGTGTACCGGCGCAGCGGTGAACTACACGCTCGCTCACCTGTTGCATCTCGCTCCGGCAAAGGACCATTTTATCGTTACAGGTTTGCTGGCCACGTTTAGGGGTTTCGCGGGGAGTTTTGGGACGGGGATTGGGGGCGGGGTTTTCAACCGGGTTCTGAGAGGTAGTTTAACCCGGGGCTTTCTGGAGCTGGGGCATGGGGAGTTGACGGAGCGGAGGGAGAAGTTGATTACCGTTTTGGTGGGCAGTCCGGCCGCTGTCTGGCAAGAAGGGGTACTCAGCAAGATGGAACGGGGGGTTGCTGTGGGCGGGTATGAGATGGCGCTGAGAAAGTTGTACATGGGCGCCGCTGgggtgacggtggtggtgttgattttGCAGTGGGCGACAGgctggaagggggtggaagaCGAGACAAAgacagatgaggaggggattAGAGAGGCCGTGGTGGAGGCTGATCCCGCCATGGAGGCTTAA
- a CDS encoding uncharacterized protein (COG:S; BUSCO:EOG09262E7W; EggNog:ENOG503P0EV), producing MDPASAPKSVSVADVPEDGGDASVARNKPRSDSIGSHKSSDSQTAADFLRDQMQLEADAREALPYSIENCTNALGPLRQAVFACLTCNPPPANSSDPYNAAGVCYACSVQCHGEHTLVEIFNKRNFTCDCGTTRLPSTSPCNLRLNPETNSKGGVHSQEPDVNNKYNQNFRNRFCGCECDYDPFEQKGTMFQCLGLGTYDTGGCGEDWWHPGCVVGMGPKWFEKMAKEKKPKTEQNKEDGTSAPLPTISEDSEALPTQNGTEEEEEDDPPLPPGFPEEDNFEAFLCYKCVEAYSWVKRYAGTEGFLPAVHFKPDGAAEETLPDAPATTDFKTEEPTLKVEEAASTKTEVPAATTTTPAAANLDVPKKRKALGGDEDEAGSQTSKRVKNEDESKESPRERSATPSAPPPCKLLSLPPVPPAGKFSLFCKPDFREKLCRCSSCFPLLVPHPQLLEEEETYEPPVSPEASENGSTLGSNSLYERGESALKNVDRVRAIEGVMAYNHLKDKLKPFFQQFAESGQAISAEDIKGYFAKLRGDEEVATADTSAKGKEGGDNRREESGY from the exons ATGGATCCTGCCTCGGCGCCCAAGTCGGTTTCCGTCGCCGACGTTCctgaggatggaggggatgcTTCAGTCGCGCGCAACAAGCCTCGCAGCGACAGCATAGGGTCGCACAAGTCGAGCGATTCGCAGACTGCCGCCGA TTTCTTGCGCGACCAGATGCAGCTAGAGGCCGATGCGCGCGAGGCTCTTCCTTAT AGCATCGAGAACTGTACCAATGCCCTCGGCCCTCTCCGACAGGCAGTATTTGCTTGCCTCACTTGCAATCCCCCGCCCGCGAACTCGTCCGATCCCTACAATGCCGCCGGCGTCTGCTATGCCTGCTCGGTGCAATGCCATGGCGAGCACACCCTCGTCGAGATCTTCAACAAGCGCAACTTTACCTGCGACTGTGGCACCACGCGACTACCTTCGACAAGCCCTTGCAACCTTCGTCTAAATCCCGAAACCAACTCCAAAGGAGGTGTTCACTCCCAGGAGCCCGATGTAAACAACAAATACAACCAAAACTTTCGCAATCGGTTTTGTGGTTGCGAATGTGACTACGATCCTTTTGAGCAAAAGGGAACCATGTTTCAGTGTTTGGGTCTAGGTACATATGACACAGGAGGCTGTGGCGAGGACTGGTGGCACCCgggttgtgttgttggaatGGGTCCAAAGTGGTTCGAGAAGATGGCCAAAGAGAAGAAGCCGAAGACAGAGCAGAACAAGGAGGATGGCACCAGTGCCCCATTGCCGACCATCTCGGAAGATTCTGAAGCGCTCCCGACCCAGAACGGtaccgaggaagaggaggaggatgatccCCCACTTCCCCCTGGATTCCCTGAAGAAGACAACTTTGAAGCCTTCTTGTGCTATAAGTGTGTGGAGGCTTACTCTTGGGTCAAGCGATATGCCGGCACCGAAGGATTTCTACCTGCAGTCCACTTCAAGCCTGATGGAGCGGCCGAAGAGACCCTTCCAGATGCTCCTGCCACTACGGACTTCAAGACAGAGGAGCCCACGCTCAAAGTTGAGGAGGCTGCCTCTACCAAAACCGAGGTgcctgctgccaccaccaccacaccagccgcTGCCAACCTCGATGTTCCCAAGAAGCGCAAAGCCTTgggcggtgatgaggatgaggcaGGTTCTCAGACATCCAAGCGTGTGAAGAATGAAGATGAATCCAAAGAGAGTCCTAGAGAGCGCTCTGCTACACCTTCTGCTCCCCCGCCTTGCAAGCTTCTATCCCTACCCCCAGTGCCCCCCGCAGGCAAATTCTCTCTTTTCTGCAAGCCCGACTTCCGAGAGAAGCTGTGTCGCTGTTCTTCCTGCTTCCCTCTGCTCGTCCCTCATCCCCAGCttcttgaggaagaagagaccTATGAGCCACCTGTGTCACCAGAGGCGTCGGAGAACGGGTCCACATTGGGCAGCAACTCCCTCTATGAGCGGGGAGAATCCGCACTGAAGAATGTTGATAGGGTGAGAGCTATCGAAGGTGTGATGGCGTACAACCATCTCAAGGACAAGTTGAAGCCGTTCTTTCAGCAGTTTGCCGAAAGCGGACAGGCAATCAGTGCCGAGGATATCAAGGGCTACTTTGCAAAACTGAgaggcgatgaggaggtCGCCACTGCGGATACGTCTGccaaggggaaggaaggcgGTGACAATcggagggaggagagtggATACTGA
- a CDS encoding uncharacterized protein (COG:S; EggNog:ENOG503NVUE) has protein sequence MEPEEFPVEYILDEIDAMAPVSSTPKPKVLLFDIGGVCVISPFQSILDYELSLGIPPGWVNYSLSKTAPTGFWHRLERGDIPMDASFFDGFNQDLHDPARWKAFYQAQQAKNPALPKEIPPLPKLDGQWLFNDMMKSARAPDPWMFPALKALKASGKFIIAALSNTVIFPSGHDLYQENFMDDPLRSQFDVFVSSAHVGLRKPDPKIYQYALEKVNEFAKANAGTARGQAGGWSSGVKTNEITFLDDIGENLKAAKQAGFQTIKVPLGRAYEAVEELEKVTGLSLDGGHPKIPIKPNFKGSKARL, from the exons ATGGAACCAGAAGAGTTTCCCGTCGAATACATCCTTGACGAAATCGACGCCATGGCACCCGTATCTTCGACTCCCAAGCCAAAGGTTCTCTTATTTGATATTGGGGGTGTTTGT GTCATCTCACCCTTCCAATCCATCCTCGATTACGAGCTGTCACTTGGCATCCCCCCAGGATGGGTCAACTACTCCCTCTCCAAGACTGCTCCTACCGGATTCTGGCACCGCCTAGAAAGAGGCGACATCCCAATGGACGCCTCCTTCTTCGACGGGTTCAACCAAGATCTTCACGACCCGGCCCGGTGGAAGGCATTCTACCAAGCCCAGCAAGCCAAGAACCCTGCTTTGCCAAAAGAgattcctccccttcccaagcTTGATGGGCAATGGTTGTTCAACGACATGATGAAATCTGCTAGGGCACCGGACCCGTGGATGTTCCCAGCCCTGAAGGCTCTTAAAGCCAGCGGCAAGTTCATCATTGCTGCTCTCAGCAACACTGTCATCTTCCCATCAGGCCATGACTTGTATCAGGAGAACTTCATGGATGACCCCCTCCGCAGTCAGTTCGATGTTTTTGTGTCGTCAGCTCATGTTGGACTTCGCAAGCCCGACCCGAAGATTTATCAGTATGCGTTGGAAAAGGTGAATGAGTTTGCGAAGGCGAACGCGGGCACGGCAAGAGGTCAGGCGGGAGGGTGGTCGTCAGGAGTAAAGACGAATGAAATCACGTTTCTGGATGACATTGGAGAGAACTTGAAAGCTGCAAAGCAGGCTGGATTTCAGACCATCAAGGTACCATTAGGCAGAGCATATGAGGCAgttgaggagttggagaaggtgacTGGGCTGTCGTTGGATGGTGGCCACCCCAAGATTCCCATCAAGCCAAACTTCAAGGGCAGCAAGGCGAGGCTCTAG
- the URA4 gene encoding dihydroorotase (BUSCO:EOG092649QJ; COG:F; MEROPS:MER0061068; EggNog:ENOG503NU7X): MPSAKLSHDSPLTPHPPHLQPHFSVSLFHLHNSLFFTGIALFFKPHTPTHNPDITAKMKDTYTLPSAADMHVHLRNAPGPIASLVTPTIRPAGIDTVFVMPNLAPVPVTSVDAALEYKSALEAIDPSVNYLMSLYLHSSVTPEEIAKAKKAGIAGVKAYPKGATTNSQWGVVSFEPFDEVLKAMEKEGIVLNLHGEVPSDSKEGVTVMNAESRFLPTLRSLVGKYPKLKIVLEHCTTGEAVEAVREFGEDVVGTITAHHLSLLVDDWSANVHHYCKPSAKSPEDRRALLQAVVSSKGKFFLGTDSAPHDISSKKGKGNTAAGVFTQPYALGYVLKALEEGIARGDISDSDVTDEALAGFFSSYGRKFYGLPPSDKKILLKKDGATVEESLKSEQAEIVPYRAGEKIWSVEWL, from the exons ATGCCTTCCGCCAAGCTATCTCACGACTCACCTCTCACtccacaccctccccatcttcaacctcacTTTTCCGTTTCACTTTTCCACTTACACAACTCACTATTTTTCACTGGAATAGCCCTTTTCTTCAAGCCACACACCCCAACTCATAACCCCGACATCACCGCCAAAATGAAAGACACCtacaccctcccctcagcAGCGGACATGCACGTCCACCTCCGCAACGCCCCAGGCCCCATCGCCTCCCTCGTCACGCCCACCATCCGCCCAGCCGGCATCGACACCGTCTTCGTCATGCCCAATCTCGCCCCTGTCCCCGTCACCTCTGTTGACGCTGCTCTCGAGTACAAGTCCGCCTTGGAAGCCATCGACCCAAGCGTCAATTACCTCATGTCTTTGTACCTCCACTCCTCCGTCACCCCCGAGGAGAttgccaaggccaagaaggctggAATTGCCGGTGTGAAGGCTTACCCCAAGGGAGCGACTACCAACAGCCAATGGGGTGTCGTGAGCTTTGAGCCTTTTGACGAGGTGCTCAAGGCTatggagaaggaagggaTTGTGCTGAACTTGCACGGGGAGGTGCCGAGTGATAGCAAGGAGGGGGTTACGGTGATGAATGCGGAAAGCAGGTTCTTGCCTACGCTGAGGAGCTTGGTGGGCAAGTACCCCAAGTTGAAGATTGTGCTGGAGCATTGCACTActggggaggcggtggaggctgtgagggagtttggggaggatgttgtGGGGACTATT ACTGCTCATCACTTGAGCTTGCTGGTGGATGACTGGTCCGCCAATGTGCACCACTACTGCAAGCCCTCTGCCAAGTCCCCCGAGGACCGTCGGGCTCTTCTTCAGGCTGTTGTGTCCTCCAAGGGGAAGTTCTTCCTTGGTACTGACAGTGCTC CCCACGATATCTCCtccaagaagggcaagggcaacaccgccgccggtgTCTTCACCCAGCCTTACGCCCTCGGCTACGTCCTCAAGGCTCTTGAGGAGGGCATCGCCCGCGGTGACATTTCCGACTCGGACGTCACTGACGAAGCTTTGGCCGGTTTCTTCTCCTCCTATGGCCGCAAGTTCTACGGCTTGCCTCCTTCTGACAAGAAGATCTTGCTGAAGAAGGATGGTGCCACTGTTGAGGAGAGCTTGAAGAGCGAGCAGGCTGAGATTGTGCCATATCGTGCTGGCGAGAAGATTTGGAGTGTGGAGTGGCTTTGA
- the MCM2 gene encoding MCM DNA helicase complex subunit (COG:L; EggNog:ENOG503NVM8), with protein sequence MSSPLRDNPSSANRGAPARGNRKRSRTNGEDAPSSIAGASSPALPSSPPAFHTIAHGADDDDEVEEDVEIPDDLDDLDEAAEDDVDLFRDGFEQDYRSREDDRYEGIDLDDEGDYDAMTLGDRRRLEAQLNRRDREVARRQRLPAAFLPGEEDGDIDLSAQPRRRRHRYDEDPDEDMDGDIMDEELSLEALHDVKASSLTDWVSQQAVQRTIKREFKAFLTEYIDDSGSSVYGNRIRTLGEVNAETLEVSYEHLSTSKAILAYFLANAPAEMLKLFDEVAMDVVLLHYPDYERIHAEIHVRIFDLPVHYTLRQLRQSHLNCLVRVSGVVTRRSGVFPQLKYVKFDCTKCGVTLGPFQQESNVEVKVSYCQSCQSRGPFTLNSEKTVYRNYQKLTLQESPGTVPAGRLPRHREVILLWDLIDKAKPGEEIEVTGIYRNSYDAQLNNRNGFPVFATILEANNIIKSHDQLAGFRMTDEDEHEIRRLSKDPHIVDKIINSIAPSIYGHTDIKTAVALSLFGGVAKVTTGGHRVRGDINVLLLGDPGTAKSQVLKYVEKTAHRAVFATGQGASAVGLTASVRRDPLTSEWTLEGGALVLADKGTCLIDEFDKMNDQDRTSIHEAMEQQTISISKAGIVTTLQARCGIIAAANPIGGRYNSSIPFSANVELTEPILSRFDILCVVRDTVEPEEDERLAKFIVGSHSRSHPLSQSQAANPQNGGQSMEVEHDSAQQETQQNGIKKEDQIPQELLRKYILYAREKCSPKLYHIDDDKVARLFADMRRESLATGAYPITVRHLEAIIRIAEAFCKMRLSEYCSAQDIDRAIAVTVESFVGSQKVSCKKALARAFAKYTLARPGATNGTQLQGRRGRAAVRA encoded by the exons ATGAG CTCCCCACTTCGTGATAACCCGTCCTCCGCCAACCGTGGCGCACCAGCCCGGGGAAATAGAAAGCGCTCACGCACTAATGGTGAAGATGCGCCTTCTTCCATTGCGGGCGCCTCCAGCCCCGccctgccctcctcccccccggccTTCCACACCATCGCCCATggcgccgacgacgacgatgaggttgaggaagatgTTGAGATCCCGGATGACCTCGACGATTTGGATGAAGCcgccgaggatgatgtgGACCTGTTCAGGGATGGCTTTGAGCAAGATTACCGCAGCAGGGAGGACGATCGATATGAGGGCATTGATCTTGACGACGAGGGCGACTACGACGCCATGACTCTTGGTGACAGGCGACGTCTCGAGGCCCAGCTTAACCGCAGAGATCGAGAGGTTGCCAGGCGGCAACGTCTCCCTGCCGCTTTCCTTCCTGGTGAAGAAGACGGCGATATCGATCTCTCAGCCCAGCCTCGCCGTCGCAGACATCGCTACGATGAGGACCCTGATGAGGATATGGATGGTGATATCATGGATGAGGAGCTCTCACTCGAGGCCCTCCATGATGTCAAAGCTTCCAGTCTGACAGACTGGGTGTCTCAGCAGGCCGTCCAGCGCACAATCAAGAGAGAGTTCAAGGCCTTCCTCACAGAGTACATCGATGATAGCGGCTCGTCAGTTTACGGCAACCGCATCAGAACTCTTGGTGAGGTGAACGCTGAGACTCTCGAGGTTTCTTATGAGCACCTCTCCACTTCTAAGGCCATCTTGGCCTACTTCTTGGCCAACGCTCCTGCCGAGATGCTCAAGCTGTTCGACGAGGTTGCTATGGATGTCGTTCTGCTGCATTACCCCGATTACGAGCGTATCCACGCCGAGATTCACGTCCGCATCTTTGACCTTCCCGTTCACTACACCCTTCGCCAGCTTCGCCAGTCTCACCTCAACTGCCTTGTGCGTGTGAGCGGTGTGGTGACGAGAAGATCCGGCGTCTTCCCTCAGCTCAAGTACGTCAAGTTTGACTGTACCAAGTGCGGTGTCACACTCGGTCCCTTCCAGCAAGAGTCCAATGTCGAAGTCAAGGTGTCATACTGCCAGAGCTGCCAGTCTCGCGGCCCCTTCACTCTCAACTCGGAGAAGACCGTCTACAGAAACTACCAAAAGCTCACCCTCCAAGAATCGCCCGGCACAGTCCCTGCCGGTCGTCTTCCCCGTCACCGTGAGGTGATTCTCCTTTGGGATCTCATCGACAAGGCCAAGCCCGGTGAGGAGATCGAGGTGACCGGTATCTACCGCAATAGCTACGATGCCCAGCTCAACAACCGCAACGGCTTCCCGGTCTTTGCCACTATCCTCGaggccaacaacatcatcaaatCTCATGATCAGCTCGCTGGTTTCCGCATGACAGATGAAGACGAACATGAGATCCGTCGCCTGTCCAAGGATCCCCACATTGTGGACAAGATTATCAACTCTATTGCCCCAAGCATTTACGGACACACCGACATCAAAACCGCTGTCGCACTGTCTCTCTTTGGAGGTGTAGCCAAGGTTACCACGGGCGGGCACCGCGTCAGAGGAGACATCAATGTGTTGCTGCTCGGCGACCCAGGTACCGCCAAGTCCCAAGTTCTCAAGTATGTCGAAAAGACCGCCCACCGTGCCGTCTTTGCCACCGGTCAGGGTGCCTCCGCAGTCGGTCTGACAGCCTCGGTCCGCCGCGACCCTCTCACCAGCGAGTGGACGTTGGAAGGCGGCGCCCTTGTCCTGGCAGACAAGGGAACCTGCCTGATTGACGAGTTCGACAAGATGAACGACCAGGACAGAACATCCATCCACGAAGCCATGGAGCAACAGACCATTTCCATCTCCAAGGCTGGTATCGTGACTACCCTGCAGGCTAGGTGCGGCATCATtgccgccgccaaccccaTTGGCGGGCGATACAACTCTTCCATCCCCTTCAGCGCCAACGTCGAACTCACCGAGCCGATTCTGTCCCGTTTTGACATTTTGTGCGTGGTGAGGGACACGGTCGagccggaggaggacgaaAGGCTGGCCAAGTTTATTGTTGGGTCACATTCGAGAAGTCATCCGCTGTCCCAGTCGCAGGCGGCTAACCCCCAGAATGGCGGGCAGTCGATGGAGGTGGAGCATGATTCTGCCCAGCAAGAGACGCAACAGAATGggatcaagaaggaggaccAGATCCCGCAGGAGCTGCTGAGGAAGTACATCTTGTACGCGAGGGAGAAGTGCTCGCCAAAGCTGTATCACATTGATGACGACAAAGTGGCGAGGTTGTTTGCTGacatgaggagggagagtttGGCGACGGGGGCTTATCCTATTACT GTCCGTCATCTGGAGGCTATCATCCGTATCGCGGAAGCTTTCTGCAAGATGAGGTTGAGCGAGTACTGCTCTGCGCAGGATATTGACCGGGCGATTGCCGTCACGGTGGAGAGTTTTGTGGGGAGTCAGAAGGTCAGCTGCAAGAAGGCGCTGGCGAGGGCTTTTGCAAAGTATACGCTTGCTCGGCCGGGGGCTACGAACGGGACGCAGTtgcaggggaggagggggagggcggctGTAAGGGCTTGA
- the RPL5 gene encoding 60S ribosomal protein L5 (EggNog:ENOG503NU2R; COG:J; BUSCO:EOG0926419M), producing MAFHKLVKNSAYYSRFQTKYKRRREGKTDYYARKRLVTQAKNKYNAPKYRLVVRFSNRDIITQIVTSEITGDKIFAAAYSHELRAYGIEHGLTNWAAAYATGLLLARRVLKKLGLDEQFAGVEEADGEYTLTEATETDDGERRPFKAFLDVGLSRTSTGARVFGVMKGASDGGILVPHSENRFPGFDMESEELDAETLKKYIFGGHVAEYMETLADDDEERYKGQFVKYIEDDLEADSLEDLYAEAHKSIREDPFKKYESDAPKKTKEEWKAESKKYRQSKLTHEQRKAGVQERIAALLQE from the exons ATG GCCTTCCACAAGCTTGTGAAAAACAGCGCGTACTACAG CCGCTTCCAGACCAAGTACAAGCGcagaagagagggaaagaCCGACTACTATGCTCGCAAGCGCCTGGTCACCCAGGCCAAGAACAAGTACAACGCCCCCAAGTACAGACTCGTTGTCCGCTTCTCCAACcgcgacatcatcacccagaTCGTCACCTCCGAGATCACCGGTGACAAGATCTTCGCTGCCGCCTACTCCCACGAGCTCCGCGCCTATGGTATCGAGCACGGTCTTACCAACTGGGCCGCTGCCTACGCCACTggtctcctcctcgcccgccGCGTCTTGAAGAAGCTCGGCCTCGATGAGCAGTTCGCCGGTGTTGAGGAGGCCGATGGTGAGTACACTCTCACCGAGGCCACCGAGACCGACGATGGCGAGCGCCGCCCCTTCAAGGCCTTCCTTGATGTCGGTCTCTCCCGCACCTCCACCGGTGCCCGTGTCTTCGGTGTCATGAAGGGTGCCTCCGACGGTGGTATCCTCGTCCCCCACTCCGAGAACCGCTTCCCCGGTTTCGACATGGAGTCCGAGGAGCTCGATGCCGAGACCCTCAAGAAGTACATCTTCGGCGGTCACGTCGCTGAGTACATGGAGACCCtcgccgacgacgatgaggagcgCTACAAGGGCCAGTTCGTCAAGTACATCGAGGACGACCTTGAGGCCGACTCCCTCGAGGACCTCTATGCCGAGGCCCACAAGTCCATCCGCGAGGACCCCTTCAAGAAGTACGAGTCCGACGCGcccaagaagaccaaggaggagtgGAAGGCCGAGTCCAAGAAGTACCGCCAGTCCAAGCTCACCCACGAGCAGCGCAAGGCTGGTGTCCAGGAGCGCATTGCCGCCCTTCTTCAGGAGTAA